The following are encoded in a window of bacterium SCSIO 12643 genomic DNA:
- a CDS encoding SDR family NAD(P)-dependent oxidoreductase, translated as MAQNNLPVVLITGCSSGHGEALAKLFVKEGYPTYASARKPESLIQLKKLGCETLKLDVTDHSSIHTAVQEIESQHGAVGILVNNAAIGIMTPLETIPITEVKRQYETNVFGLLALTQAVLPGMRKAQKGRIVNIGSSGGEFTTPGGGVYQATKYALTSMNDALRAELSLFGIDVIMIQPGAIASKFALNGSVLGTEVGPYQELMLGINKITSAAVKDGAPGTWTPEQVAKVSFKASTQKKPKARYRPGIVAKALIYLRLWLPYRTWDKMYLNWLVKEGKKIKSELK; from the coding sequence ATGGCACAAAATAACCTTCCCGTAGTATTGATTACAGGGTGTTCTTCAGGGCATGGTGAAGCTCTCGCCAAACTCTTTGTAAAAGAGGGATATCCCACCTATGCATCTGCTAGAAAACCAGAATCTCTTATCCAATTAAAGAAATTGGGTTGTGAAACCTTAAAACTTGATGTGACAGATCATTCCTCTATCCATACTGCGGTACAAGAAATTGAAAGTCAACATGGAGCTGTGGGTATTCTGGTCAATAATGCGGCCATTGGTATCATGACACCTTTAGAAACCATTCCTATTACAGAGGTTAAAAGACAATATGAAACGAATGTCTTTGGTTTACTTGCTTTAACTCAGGCCGTATTACCCGGTATGCGAAAAGCTCAAAAAGGTAGAATTGTGAATATTGGCTCCAGCGGTGGCGAATTTACGACCCCAGGCGGAGGAGTTTATCAGGCTACTAAATATGCCTTGACTTCAATGAACGATGCTTTGCGTGCAGAACTCAGTCTCTTTGGAATCGATGTTATCATGATTCAGCCTGGGGCAATTGCTTCAAAATTTGCTTTAAACGGATCTGTTTTAGGAACAGAAGTAGGTCCATATCAAGAACTCATGTTAGGTATTAACAAAATTACCAGTGCGGCAGTTAAAGACGGAGCTCCCGGAACCTGGACCCCTGAACAAGTTGCAAAAGTGAGTTTTAAGGCCAGTACACAAAAGAAACCAAAAGCGAGATATAGACCCGGAATTGTCGCCAAGGCCCTAATCTATTTAAGACTCTGGTTGCCCTACCGTACATGGGACAAGATGTATCTCAACTGGTTAGTGAAGGAAGGAAAAAAGATTAAATCAGAATTAAAATAA
- a CDS encoding serine/threonine protein phosphatase — translation MAIYAIGDIHGCLTALKTIFKKGPIDKGDTVVFLGDYIDRGPNSAGVIDWLIQHQQDFNFKFILGNHEIMMQVAKTSPDRLMEWLYFGGAATLDSYGIGDDPKWMNKIDSTHWEFIDACLPYFELQDYIFVHAGLETHIDLQDQNRHHLFWKKYEIPEQYCDGKTVICGHTSRKNGEIADFGHTICIDTYAYGGMWLTCLNVKTKEYIKANDKGHIVKGSL, via the coding sequence ATGGCTATATACGCAATTGGTGACATCCATGGATGCTTAACTGCGCTCAAAACTATTTTCAAAAAAGGTCCAATAGATAAAGGAGATACGGTGGTTTTTCTTGGAGATTATATAGACCGTGGTCCCAATAGTGCCGGAGTCATTGATTGGCTCATTCAACACCAACAGGATTTCAATTTTAAATTTATTCTTGGGAATCACGAAATCATGATGCAAGTCGCAAAAACATCTCCTGACAGGCTAATGGAATGGCTATATTTTGGAGGGGCAGCAACTCTAGATTCTTACGGCATCGGTGACGACCCTAAATGGATGAATAAAATAGATTCGACACATTGGGAATTTATAGATGCTTGTCTCCCCTATTTCGAACTACAGGACTACATATTCGTTCACGCAGGACTCGAAACCCACATAGACCTGCAAGATCAAAACAGACACCATTTGTTTTGGAAAAAATATGAAATACCAGAACAATATTGTGATGGAAAAACAGTCATATGTGGACATACCTCCAGGAAAAATGGTGAAATTGCCGACTTTGGACATACCATTTGCATCGATACATATGCCTATGGTGGAATGTGGTTGACGTGCCTTAACGTCAAGACCAAAGAATATATAAAGGCTAATGATAAGGGACATATTGTTAAAGGTTCTCTATAA
- the map gene encoding type I methionyl aminopeptidase, with product MSITNEAELNGMKRVSEVVGITLKRMREYARVGMSTKELDEFGGEILKSYGAKSAPYETYGFPGYTCISINREAAHGIPSRNKILGEGDLINIDVSAELNGFWSDNGGSFVLGKDLHNHQPLVDASKNILQKAISQIKGGVKISDIGHLIETEAKKSGFKVIKNLAGHGVGRSLHEKPENILNYRVRTNRERFRKNTTVAIETFIATHSTIAMELNDGWTLVGNKGGFVTQHEHTILITDQAPIILTDSNGIWN from the coding sequence ATGTCAATAACAAACGAAGCAGAACTAAACGGAATGAAACGCGTAAGTGAGGTGGTGGGAATCACGCTTAAACGTATGCGGGAATATGCCAGAGTGGGAATGTCTACTAAGGAGCTGGATGAATTTGGAGGGGAAATTTTAAAGAGCTATGGTGCCAAATCTGCTCCATATGAAACCTATGGATTCCCCGGATATACTTGTATCAGTATAAATCGCGAAGCCGCTCATGGGATCCCATCCAGAAATAAAATCCTTGGAGAAGGTGATTTGATCAATATTGATGTATCGGCCGAGTTAAATGGCTTTTGGTCAGACAACGGAGGTTCATTCGTTTTAGGAAAAGATCTGCACAACCATCAACCACTAGTAGATGCTTCAAAGAATATTTTGCAAAAAGCCATAAGCCAAATTAAAGGTGGAGTTAAAATCTCAGATATTGGACATTTAATAGAAACTGAAGCTAAAAAATCAGGTTTTAAAGTCATCAAGAATTTGGCGGGTCATGGAGTAGGAAGAAGCTTACACGAAAAACCGGAGAATATTCTAAACTATCGTGTACGTACCAATCGAGAACGATTTAGAAAGAACACCACAGTGGCTATTGAAACTTTTATAGCTACCCACTCTACAATCGCCATGGAATTAAATGATGGCTGGACACTTGTTGGAAACAAAGGTGGGTTCGTCACTCAACATGAACATACTATTTTAATTACAGATCAAGCGCCAATTATCTTAACCGATTCGAATGGAATTTGGAACTAA
- a CDS encoding GNAT family N-acetyltransferase yields the protein MKNLNLIKHIHTSVSFESERLKTSILYEDDIEALFQMYSDHEAMKYRGSQPMTSISEAHTMVANPISEKGSISKLRLGIRTQSSNILIGTLLLSYNYDLENQLEIGFSFGKKFWNQGYGTETLQMVISQLQTLKQMKELKAWCIKENLASIRIFENAGFSKMAQNEYPQSHLFVKQL from the coding sequence TTGAAAAATTTGAATCTCATTAAACATATACACACATCAGTATCTTTTGAATCTGAAAGACTAAAGACTTCGATCTTATACGAAGATGATATTGAAGCGCTCTTTCAAATGTATTCAGATCATGAAGCTATGAAATATCGAGGAAGTCAACCGATGACTAGTATTTCAGAAGCTCATACAATGGTTGCGAACCCAATTTCAGAAAAAGGCTCTATATCAAAACTGCGATTAGGAATCAGAACCCAGTCTTCAAATATTTTGATTGGAACGCTTCTCCTTTCTTATAATTACGATCTGGAAAATCAACTGGAAATTGGGTTTTCTTTTGGTAAAAAATTTTGGAATCAGGGCTATGGAACGGAAACACTTCAAATGGTTATTTCTCAACTTCAAACACTAAAGCAAATGAAAGAACTCAAAGCGTGGTGCATCAAAGAAAATCTGGCCTCCATAAGAATCTTCGAAAATGCTGGGTTTAGTAAAATGGCACAAAATGAATATCCGCAAAGCCATTTGTTTGTCAAACAACTTTAA
- a CDS encoding SH3 domain-containing protein produces MKVHYLLIILISLHLNVNAQEFYSVAAEHGLIIRQKADMTSPRIGKFLCGQDLKLIQKTDISVEVQDQNGTIKGHWYLMSSPSGYQGYLFSGYLLPKLESWQNGVTCEDEYIPCSTKLSTPNCALEIFNFEIEGQDHKPDTFALYEAVFNEVGDKLLKVKPRKEFQNIEVYYTRVETLNAWETAKDSNGIIPKWKGHDPFVKLEPFNQFFYRIPPTDYDNVREKRAQIMHLKRSPDWEESGEGGWFPRYIYKGQIVPYEIQSIILKIVTTDLDKNTSTEYIEIGLSYGC; encoded by the coding sequence ATGAAAGTACATTACTTACTCATCATATTAATATCTCTCCATTTAAACGTTAACGCACAAGAATTTTATTCGGTCGCAGCTGAACATGGGTTGATTATTAGACAAAAAGCTGATATGACCTCTCCTAGAATTGGCAAATTCCTCTGCGGTCAGGATTTAAAACTCATCCAAAAAACTGATATTTCTGTTGAAGTACAAGACCAGAACGGAACCATCAAAGGCCATTGGTATTTAATGTCGTCTCCATCCGGGTATCAGGGATATCTTTTTAGTGGATATCTTCTTCCAAAACTGGAGAGTTGGCAAAATGGAGTCACTTGCGAAGACGAATACATTCCATGCAGTACCAAGCTTTCGACCCCCAATTGTGCATTAGAAATATTCAACTTTGAAATCGAAGGACAAGATCATAAGCCAGATACTTTTGCTTTGTACGAAGCAGTCTTCAACGAAGTCGGAGATAAACTTTTAAAAGTCAAACCTCGAAAAGAATTCCAAAATATTGAAGTGTATTATACCAGAGTAGAAACACTAAATGCATGGGAAACTGCGAAGGATTCCAACGGGATTATCCCAAAATGGAAAGGTCATGATCCTTTTGTTAAACTAGAGCCCTTTAACCAGTTTTTCTATCGCATCCCTCCTACCGACTATGACAACGTTAGAGAAAAACGTGCACAGATAATGCATCTGAAACGCTCTCCTGATTGGGAAGAATCAGGAGAAGGCGGTTGGTTTCCAAGGTATATTTATAAGGGCCAAATCGTTCCATATGAAATACAATCTATCATCTTAAAAATTGTAACTACTGATCTTGACAAAAACACTTCAACGGAGTACATCGAAATTGGCTTATCTTACGGCTGTTAA
- a CDS encoding TerB family tellurite resistance protein produces the protein MTETEKLYETLGELLFVIAKADGIIQDEERTSLNRLLKNHPWASEIKWSFNYEESKESSVEETYNKVINFCHKHGPSPVYNEFIDAMTFIAKSSNGIDQNESNIISSFSTDLIERFHRDVDRLNS, from the coding sequence ATGACCGAAACAGAAAAACTATATGAAACCCTGGGAGAATTGTTATTCGTTATTGCCAAAGCCGATGGAATTATACAGGATGAAGAAAGAACTTCATTAAATCGATTGTTAAAAAATCATCCATGGGCATCTGAAATTAAATGGTCCTTCAATTATGAAGAATCTAAAGAGTCTTCCGTTGAAGAGACTTACAACAAGGTGATCAACTTCTGTCACAAACACGGGCCTTCTCCGGTGTATAATGAATTTATCGATGCCATGACTTTTATTGCAAAATCTTCAAATGGTATTGATCAAAATGAATCAAACATTATCAGCTCTTTTTCTACAGATCTGATTGAACGATTTCATAGAGATGTGGATCGGTTAAATTCATAA
- a CDS encoding GNAT family N-acetyltransferase, translated as MELTVRECTLEDLEKIIDYFVLADSEFLKGMGADKSKLPQKQDWIKKLESEFVLPYHKKDFYYIIWELDHQAIGHSNINNIQYGNSATMHLHLWDNPTRKKGLGSEFLKLTLPYYFKHFELKKLICEPYSKNIAPNKTLKKLGFELVRTYETIPGWINYLQTVNSYEFTKSRFENSMI; from the coding sequence ATGGAACTAACCGTAAGAGAGTGTACTTTAGAAGATCTTGAAAAAATAATAGACTATTTTGTTCTTGCAGATTCTGAGTTTTTAAAAGGTATGGGTGCTGATAAAAGTAAACTTCCTCAAAAACAGGATTGGATCAAAAAACTGGAATCAGAATTTGTACTACCATATCATAAAAAAGACTTTTATTACATCATTTGGGAACTAGATCATCAGGCCATTGGTCATTCAAATATCAACAATATCCAATATGGGAATTCCGCAACCATGCATTTACACCTATGGGATAACCCAACTCGAAAAAAAGGTCTCGGTTCAGAATTCCTCAAGTTAACACTACCCTATTACTTCAAACACTTTGAACTTAAAAAACTCATCTGTGAACCATACTCAAAAAACATTGCACCAAATAAGACCTTAAAAAAACTTGGTTTCGAATTGGTTAGAACCTATGAAACAATTCCCGGGTGGATCAATTACCTTCAAACCGTAAACAGTTATGAGTTCACTAAAAGTCGATTTGAAAATAGTATGATTTAA
- a CDS encoding nuclear transport factor 2 family protein produces the protein MDTIQINFDQLKKSHWSDQETKNAQLLVDFVQQLMNNHDFELVFQKFGNPHYKQHNRGIPDGMKSLIKYVKDFTKRYPDYTYDVKHIYADGDMIIFHSHITTSKKDRGNDHKGFNAIDTWKIENDQIVEHWDALQPMNGFLRFFFWLIGGKVANSNGVY, from the coding sequence ATGGACACAATACAAATCAATTTTGATCAGCTTAAAAAATCACATTGGTCAGATCAGGAAACAAAAAATGCGCAATTACTGGTTGACTTTGTACAACAACTCATGAACAACCATGATTTTGAACTGGTATTCCAAAAGTTTGGCAACCCACACTACAAGCAACATAATCGAGGTATCCCTGATGGTATGAAATCTTTAATCAAATATGTGAAGGACTTCACCAAAAGGTATCCGGATTATACATACGATGTCAAACATATTTACGCAGATGGGGACATGATTATTTTTCATTCGCACATTACCACCAGCAAAAAAGATCGTGGGAATGATCACAAAGGGTTTAATGCTATAGATACCTGGAAAATAGAAAATGATCAAATTGTAGAGCACTGGGATGCCCTTCAACCTATGAATGGATTCTTAAGATTTTTCTTTTGGTTGATTGGTGGGAAAGTCGCTAACTCAAATGGGGTATATTAA
- a CDS encoding helix-turn-helix transcriptional regulator has protein sequence MRSDCPVSYALDFFGDKWTFLIIRDLVDGKKFYKDFLSSKEGIATNILSDRLKKLEANGIVEWKVYEKLKTKKEYSLTEKGKDLIPILLEIIVWSDKHQTGLDVRPNLIGNFKRDREGLITEIRSALD, from the coding sequence ATGAGATCAGACTGTCCGGTGAGCTATGCGCTTGATTTTTTTGGAGATAAATGGACGTTTTTAATCATTCGAGATTTAGTAGATGGGAAGAAATTTTATAAAGACTTTTTAAGTTCCAAAGAGGGGATTGCCACGAATATTCTATCAGATCGTTTAAAAAAGTTAGAAGCCAATGGAATTGTGGAATGGAAGGTGTACGAAAAGCTTAAAACTAAAAAGGAGTATTCTTTAACGGAAAAAGGAAAAGATTTGATTCCAATTCTATTGGAGATCATTGTATGGTCTGATAAACATCAAACTGGATTAGACGTGCGCCCCAATTTGATAGGCAACTTTAAACGTGATCGAGAAGGACTGATCACTGAAATCAGATCAGCATTGGATTAA
- a CDS encoding DUF4349 domain-containing protein produces MKYLVSLLLISVLIISCDQKKSNNTFEQAEEFMIEQDAPVAMNMAKRTAPLSEVKNQTVVKKKIIKDGRMEINVNDLESAKSNVDVLIKKYKGYYANEKLNNSNWEISYTLKIRVPGIHFENLISGIESGGGEITYKEIDARDVTAQFIDLETRLANKRNYLKKYNDLLKQAKSVKDILEIENHIRVIEEEIESTTGRLKYLNDQVAFSTLDLNIIKHKEQSQKSISLSERLGQALSGGWSGFIDFIVLIVRIWPVWILVVMFIYGLKMFRRRNK; encoded by the coding sequence ATGAAATATCTAGTTTCTCTTCTTCTGATTTCCGTTCTAATAATTTCATGTGATCAGAAGAAATCAAATAACACTTTTGAACAAGCTGAGGAATTCATGATTGAACAAGATGCTCCAGTGGCTATGAATATGGCTAAAAGAACAGCTCCTTTATCAGAGGTTAAAAATCAAACGGTTGTCAAAAAGAAAATCATAAAAGATGGGCGCATGGAGATCAATGTTAATGATTTAGAAAGCGCTAAATCAAATGTTGATGTGCTCATCAAAAAATACAAAGGTTACTACGCCAACGAAAAATTAAATAATTCAAATTGGGAAATCTCTTATACCCTAAAAATAAGAGTGCCCGGCATACATTTCGAAAACTTAATTTCCGGCATCGAATCAGGAGGTGGAGAAATCACATACAAAGAAATTGATGCACGTGATGTGACTGCTCAATTTATCGATTTGGAAACCAGACTTGCCAATAAAAGAAATTATTTAAAAAAATACAATGACTTATTAAAGCAAGCAAAAAGTGTTAAAGATATTCTGGAAATAGAAAATCATATCCGTGTAATCGAAGAAGAAATAGAAAGTACTACCGGACGACTCAAATACTTAAATGATCAAGTAGCGTTTAGTACGCTGGATTTAAATATCATAAAACACAAAGAACAATCTCAAAAAAGTATTTCACTATCTGAAAGACTAGGTCAGGCATTATCTGGCGGTTGGTCGGGATTCATTGATTTTATCGTCCTTATAGTTAGAATATGGCCTGTTTGGATTTTGGTAGTTATGTTTATTTATGGTTTGAAAATGTTTAGGAGACGAAACAAATAA
- a CDS encoding DUF4287 domain-containing protein, giving the protein MDKALQTMISNMPEKTGKSLEEWKQILQEKSFTKHSEGVKFLKTEHNVTHGFANTIVTLSKEDSSTSEDLVTSQYKGKEILLPIYHELIAHVKTLGEDVTITPKKGSVSIIRKRQFILIKPATKTRIDLGFKLKDTPTSERLGNSGPFGTMCTHRVQLFDVNEVDSELKEWIKEAYDKSV; this is encoded by the coding sequence ATGGACAAAGCATTACAAACAATGATCTCAAACATGCCTGAAAAGACTGGTAAATCGTTGGAAGAATGGAAGCAAATCCTACAAGAAAAATCATTTACAAAACATTCGGAAGGAGTTAAATTCCTAAAAACGGAACACAATGTAACGCATGGTTTTGCCAATACCATTGTGACGCTCTCCAAAGAAGATTCTTCTACATCTGAAGATTTAGTTACATCGCAATACAAAGGAAAAGAGATCCTTTTACCGATCTACCATGAGCTTATTGCCCATGTTAAAACCTTAGGTGAAGATGTGACCATCACGCCTAAAAAAGGAAGTGTGAGTATCATTCGTAAGAGACAATTTATTCTCATCAAACCCGCAACAAAAACCAGAATTGATTTAGGATTTAAGTTAAAAGACACACCTACTTCTGAGAGATTAGGAAATTCCGGTCCATTTGGTACGATGTGTACACACAGAGTCCAACTTTTCGATGTCAATGAAGTGGATTCCGAATTGAAAGAATGGATCAAAGAGGCTTATGATAAATCGGTATAA
- a CDS encoding class I SAM-dependent methyltransferase — protein sequence MNIESAYKSWAEQYDSNLNVTRDLDQKVTIETLSKYAFKNVLEIGCGTGKNTVWLLQRSKQIIGLDFSEEMLQIAKEKISDSKVMFKKMDITKNWEVTPQFADLITSNLTLEHIEDLNHIFDQAYQKLQDHRVFFISELHPFKQYLGSKAKFQSNGETVYLETYIHHISNYMENAQNNGFVLVELKEWFDKESTGEIPRLITFVFRKTDH from the coding sequence ATGAACATCGAATCCGCATATAAATCCTGGGCAGAACAATACGATTCAAACCTAAATGTTACCAGAGATTTAGATCAGAAAGTAACAATTGAAACACTTTCTAAATACGCTTTTAAAAATGTTTTGGAAATAGGTTGTGGAACAGGAAAAAACACTGTTTGGTTACTACAACGTTCTAAACAAATCATTGGTCTTGATTTCTCAGAAGAAATGCTCCAAATCGCCAAAGAAAAAATTTCCGATTCTAAAGTGATGTTTAAAAAAATGGATATCACTAAAAACTGGGAAGTAACTCCTCAATTTGCAGATTTGATCACCTCAAATCTCACGCTTGAGCATATTGAAGACTTAAATCATATTTTTGATCAGGCGTATCAAAAACTTCAAGATCATAGAGTTTTCTTCATCAGTGAATTACATCCTTTTAAGCAATATCTGGGAAGTAAAGCTAAATTCCAATCTAACGGTGAAACTGTGTATTTGGAAACCTATATACACCATATCTCCAATTACATGGAAAATGCCCAAAACAATGGATTTGTTTTAGTGGAATTGAAAGAATGGTTTGATAAAGAATCTACAGGAGAAATTCCAAGACTCATTACATTCGTATTCAGAAAGACTGATCATTAA
- a CDS encoding FUSC family protein — protein MSQKKLTELSDEELLQEAQKMKPTGIYDALIIGLLIGVSLYSIYKNGLGLLTLLPLVYIPIATKNKLKVKEINDLLKERNLI, from the coding sequence ATGAGTCAAAAAAAATTAACCGAATTATCGGACGAAGAATTATTACAAGAAGCACAAAAAATGAAACCTACAGGTATTTATGATGCTTTGATTATTGGTCTTTTAATTGGAGTTTCTCTTTATAGTATCTACAAAAATGGTTTAGGGTTACTGACACTTCTTCCTTTAGTTTATATTCCAATTGCTACAAAAAACAAACTAAAAGTCAAGGAAATTAATGACCTTTTAAAAGAAAGAAACCTAATCTAG
- a CDS encoding polyprenyl synthetase family protein → MEKVQTHSVDMELFNQHLFDYLDSKVPFHKDIIHHLAIHRGKQLRAKLALLCALLGGELNSKSYKAAMSAELIHISSLLHDDIVDNSDQRRNAPSVNAKWSNKKALFSGQIISMQAVLLNLNESDIDIFVPFGKIINPLVEAELLQLKKSSKINTSEEDYFKIIRAKTALLFSASCEAGAVSNFTNSNQIEKLRQIGEYIGMAFQIRDDLFGYFTTETGKPNHNDFQEKKATLPLIYTMNNVNIWKKWKLKRSIKSNHLNERKIASIIDEVKKHNGIQYAQKKMIQFANNALTLLKDFPPSNARFEIEQIIHFTTRRNH, encoded by the coding sequence TTGGAAAAGGTTCAGACCCATAGTGTGGATATGGAACTATTCAATCAACATCTATTTGATTATTTAGATTCTAAAGTCCCTTTCCACAAAGACATAATTCATCACCTAGCTATACACAGGGGGAAACAATTACGTGCAAAACTAGCTCTATTATGCGCACTATTAGGTGGGGAATTAAATTCAAAAAGCTATAAAGCTGCAATGTCTGCAGAGCTTATACATATTTCCTCACTCTTACATGATGATATAGTAGATAATTCAGATCAAAGAAGAAATGCACCTTCTGTCAATGCAAAATGGAGCAACAAAAAAGCGCTATTCTCGGGACAGATTATCAGTATGCAAGCTGTATTGTTAAACCTAAACGAATCGGATATTGATATTTTTGTACCCTTCGGAAAAATCATTAACCCATTGGTAGAAGCTGAGTTACTTCAACTTAAGAAAAGTAGTAAAATAAATACTAGCGAAGAAGATTATTTTAAAATCATTCGTGCAAAAACAGCCTTACTCTTCAGTGCCTCTTGTGAAGCCGGTGCAGTTTCAAATTTCACAAATTCCAACCAAATAGAAAAATTAAGACAAATTGGAGAATACATAGGTATGGCTTTTCAAATTAGAGATGATTTGTTTGGATATTTTACGACCGAAACAGGAAAACCAAATCATAATGATTTTCAGGAAAAAAAGGCTACTCTACCTCTCATATATACAATGAATAATGTTAATATCTGGAAAAAATGGAAACTAAAAAGGTCTATAAAAAGTAATCACCTTAACGAACGCAAAATTGCCTCTATTATCGATGAGGTAAAAAAACACAATGGAATACAGTATGCGCAAAAAAAAATGATCCAATTTGCCAATAATGCTCTCACTTTATTAAAGGACTTTCCTCCATCCAATGCACGTTTCGAAATAGAACAGATTATTCACTTCACCACTAGACGAAATCATTAA
- a CDS encoding GNAT family N-acetyltransferase yields the protein MITTKRTVLRKMIPNDAESVFRYRSDKTTNKYQGFIPETVEEVQNFISKIPEHINEPETWFQMVIIEIDSQRIIGDIGLHFYGNENKQVEIGCTLDKEYQNKGYASESLTSIMEYLFIELDKHRITGSIDPQNTNSAKLMERLGFRKEAHFLESLYIDGKWVDDIIYAYLKKHWKR from the coding sequence ATGATTACTACCAAAAGGACTGTATTAAGAAAAATGATTCCAAATGATGCCGAATCAGTATTCCGATACAGATCAGATAAAACAACAAATAAATATCAGGGCTTTATTCCTGAGACCGTTGAAGAAGTTCAAAATTTCATATCTAAAATTCCTGAACATATCAACGAACCTGAAACCTGGTTCCAAATGGTTATCATAGAAATCGATTCACAAAGAATAATTGGCGATATCGGTCTTCACTTTTACGGTAATGAGAACAAACAAGTCGAAATTGGATGTACTCTGGACAAGGAATATCAAAATAAAGGATATGCTTCTGAGTCTTTAACCTCAATAATGGAGTATTTATTTATAGAATTAGATAAGCATAGAATTACAGGATCAATTGATCCACAAAACACAAATTCTGCTAAATTAATGGAGCGTTTAGGATTCCGTAAAGAAGCTCATTTTCTGGAAAGTCTATATATAGATGGTAAATGGGTAGATGATATAATTTATGCATATCTAAAAAAGCATTGGAAAAGATAA
- a CDS encoding GNAT family N-acetyltransferase, with amino-acid sequence MDLEKLGYLSVGSQMRRIYEKLQIEADRLYKDINVEFRSSWFPIYYTLMQSNRALSIMEITDAISYSRITVKNVIQEMEKLEYVMIDTNPLDNRSKLVSLTPKGHVVAEKLQDVWQVIQKELEHLFNSENDMFLKQLKTINDKLLQNSFRKNILKNYYNYTVRNAHPEEFTIIGNILVDVYSKLKGFPKIEEQPEYYNMLRNVGSLTQNPNIELLVAVTNQGNIGGAVVYFSNMKDYGSGGTATLEKNACGFRLLGVADHARGLGLGKLLTLSCIEKGKKSNSKTMIIHTTKSMKLAWGMYERIGFKRAGDLDFMQGKLPVFGFRLELNK; translated from the coding sequence ATGGATTTAGAAAAACTAGGATATTTATCTGTAGGTTCTCAAATGAGACGTATTTATGAGAAGCTTCAAATTGAAGCTGATCGATTGTATAAAGATATTAATGTGGAATTTAGATCCAGTTGGTTTCCTATATATTACACCTTAATGCAATCCAATAGAGCATTAAGCATAATGGAAATTACAGATGCAATCTCCTACTCTAGAATTACCGTAAAGAACGTGATTCAAGAAATGGAGAAATTGGAATATGTAATGATTGATACCAATCCTCTAGACAATCGTTCAAAACTGGTTAGTTTAACCCCCAAGGGACATGTGGTTGCAGAAAAACTACAAGACGTTTGGCAAGTAATCCAGAAGGAGCTTGAACATCTTTTCAACTCTGAAAATGATATGTTTCTGAAACAACTTAAAACCATTAATGATAAATTACTTCAAAACTCATTTCGAAAAAATATCCTAAAAAATTATTACAACTATACTGTAAGAAATGCCCATCCCGAAGAATTTACCATCATTGGGAATATCTTAGTTGATGTCTATTCAAAATTAAAAGGATTTCCCAAAATCGAAGAACAGCCGGAATATTACAATATGCTCAGGAATGTGGGTAGTTTGACACAAAACCCCAATATTGAACTATTAGTTGCGGTTACCAATCAAGGAAACATAGGTGGAGCTGTGGTTTACTTTAGCAATATGAAAGACTATGGGTCTGGAGGCACAGCAACATTAGAGAAAAACGCTTGTGGTTTTAGACTTTTGGGTGTAGCCGATCATGCCAGGGGCTTAGGATTAGGTAAATTACTTACTTTAAGCTGTATCGAAAAAGGTAAAAAAAGTAATAGTAAAACCATGATCATTCATACCACAAAATCAATGAAATTGGCATGGGGAATGTATGAACGAATTGGTTTTAAAAGAGCCGGTGATTTAGACTTTATGCAGGGAAAACTTCCTGTCTTTGGATTTCGATTAGAATTAAATAAATAA